The following proteins are encoded in a genomic region of Chryseobacterium cucumeris:
- a CDS encoding trypsin-like peptidase domain-containing protein, with protein sequence MKSTLKKLLPFAVVGVLSGATTVGALQYFGHGSNNGDQSYFTTAAPNTSFAGMNTGAVGDDFVKAAKTTVPAVVTIKNYQSRTSSRASEQDLFDFFFGDPFGGRGQQRQKQQVPDNMPSGMGSGVIISPDGYIISNNHVVAGANKLEVVLSNKKSYIATLVGTDPNTDISLLKIEEKGLPYLNFANSDNIDVGQWVLAVGNPLGLNSTVTAGIVSAKGRGIGILGSQGKAANPIESFIQTDAAINPGNSGGALVNTNGELIGINSAIQSTTGYYQGYGFAVPSNLARKIVEDIKKFGIVQRGFLGVQSLDLSNDQLVASYNKQFKTNLKVGSGIYITGFGENSGAEDAGLKKGDVITKVDNYDITDFADLSMSIGSKRPGDKVQVTYSRNGKEGTTSVTLRDQKGGTSTRTKADLSVTEKIGSEFDPLTERFKTEYGLNSGVVAKNVSEGSEMAKIGIVDNYIIIEVNGKPVNSQKDVEKILEKYQGNVQVKFVDDYGRIYTKGFKMP encoded by the coding sequence ATGAAGAGTACTTTAAAAAAACTATTACCATTTGCAGTAGTTGGAGTCCTTTCCGGAGCTACTACCGTTGGAGCTTTACAATATTTCGGACACGGCTCCAACAATGGAGATCAATCTTATTTCACAACAGCAGCACCCAATACTTCATTCGCAGGAATGAATACGGGAGCAGTAGGTGATGATTTTGTAAAGGCGGCTAAAACAACCGTTCCCGCTGTAGTAACTATTAAAAATTATCAAAGCAGAACATCAAGCAGAGCTTCAGAGCAGGATTTGTTTGACTTTTTCTTCGGAGATCCTTTCGGGGGAAGAGGCCAGCAGAGACAAAAGCAGCAGGTTCCTGATAATATGCCATCGGGAATGGGTTCAGGGGTAATCATCTCTCCGGACGGTTATATCATTTCCAACAACCACGTGGTAGCAGGTGCTAATAAGCTGGAGGTCGTACTAAGCAACAAGAAATCATATATTGCAACATTGGTTGGAACAGACCCTAATACAGATATCTCTTTATTAAAGATTGAAGAAAAAGGGCTTCCTTATCTGAATTTTGCGAATTCTGACAATATTGACGTAGGGCAATGGGTTCTTGCAGTAGGAAATCCACTAGGATTAAACTCTACGGTAACAGCAGGTATTGTTTCTGCTAAAGGAAGAGGTATCGGAATCCTGGGAAGCCAGGGAAAAGCTGCTAATCCTATTGAAAGTTTCATCCAGACGGATGCTGCCATTAACCCGGGTAACTCAGGAGGTGCTTTGGTAAATACCAATGGAGAACTGATCGGGATCAATTCTGCGATTCAGTCTACCACAGGATATTACCAGGGATACGGATTTGCCGTTCCTTCTAACCTGGCGAGAAAAATTGTTGAGGATATCAAGAAATTCGGAATTGTACAGAGAGGATTCCTTGGAGTTCAGTCTTTAGATCTTTCAAATGATCAGTTAGTAGCATCTTACAACAAGCAGTTTAAAACAAATCTAAAAGTAGGATCAGGAATCTATATTACAGGATTTGGTGAAAACAGTGGTGCTGAAGATGCAGGATTGAAAAAAGGAGACGTTATCACCAAAGTAGACAACTACGATATTACAGACTTTGCTGATCTTTCCATGTCTATCGGAAGCAAGCGTCCTGGTGACAAAGTTCAGGTAACCTACTCAAGAAATGGTAAAGAAGGAACTACTTCGGTAACACTTAGAGACCAGAAAGGAGGAACTTCAACCAGAACGAAAGCCGATCTTAGCGTAACAGAAAAAATCGGATCTGAATTCGACCCTCTTACGGAGCGTTTTAAAACAGAATACGGACTGAACAGTGGTGTAGTAGCTAAAAACGTTTCTGAGGGCAGTGAAATGGCTAAAATCGGAATTGTAGATAACTATATCATCATCGAGGTAAACGGCAAACCGGTCAATTCACAGAAAGATGTAGAAAAGATCCTTGAGAAATATCAGGGGAATGTACAGGTGAAATTCGTGGATGATTACGGAAGAATTTATACCAAAGGATTCAAAATGCCTTAA
- a CDS encoding GNAT family N-acetyltransferase: MKKATYEDREKVVTILCQSFTNVLIPNSINFVIKNSGNRYKRLRALMEFQFDLSLLNGSIFLSDDHKACILYLEKSQISLKKIWLEIKLLFNCIGIENIFKVLQREKLLVKFHPEEKFVHLWLMAVVPGEQGKGIGTRLLKESMSKYENELIYVETTTLENRTFYQQNGFTIFHETFELDYPLYFLKYV; encoded by the coding sequence ATGAAAAAAGCTACCTATGAGGATAGAGAAAAAGTCGTTACTATTTTATGCCAGTCTTTCACAAATGTTCTTATTCCTAATTCTATCAATTTTGTCATAAAGAATTCTGGCAACAGATATAAGAGATTGAGAGCATTAATGGAATTTCAATTTGATTTATCACTGCTAAATGGAAGCATATTTCTCAGCGACGATCACAAAGCATGCATTTTATACTTAGAAAAATCCCAAATCAGTTTAAAAAAAATCTGGCTTGAAATAAAATTGCTGTTCAATTGTATTGGAATTGAAAATATCTTTAAAGTTTTACAACGAGAAAAACTCTTAGTAAAATTTCATCCGGAAGAAAAATTTGTTCATTTATGGTTAATGGCTGTAGTTCCTGGTGAACAGGGCAAAGGAATTGGAACAAGACTTTTAAAAGAATCTATGAGTAAATATGAGAACGAACTCATATATGTTGAAACAACAACATTAGAAAACAGAACCTTCTACCAACAAAATGGATTTACCATTTTCCATGAAACCTTTGAGCTGGATTATCCTCTTTATTTTTTGAAATATGTTTAA
- a CDS encoding RidA family protein → MKQIINTVNAPAAIGPYSQANMANGVLYISGQIPVDPATGKLVEGIEKETHQVMKNLEAILTEAGMTFKNVVKATIFLKSMDDFAVMNDIYASYLDSESYPARETVQVSCLPKNVDIEISMIAHQD, encoded by the coding sequence ATGAAACAAATAATCAACACAGTTAATGCACCTGCAGCGATCGGACCTTATTCACAAGCTAATATGGCCAACGGAGTTTTGTATATCTCCGGACAGATTCCTGTAGATCCTGCAACTGGTAAATTGGTAGAAGGTATTGAAAAGGAAACGCACCAGGTAATGAAAAACCTTGAAGCGATTCTTACTGAAGCCGGCATGACTTTCAAAAACGTTGTAAAAGCTACCATCTTCCTTAAAAGTATGGATGATTTTGCTGTAATGAATGATATCTATGCATCTTACTTAGATTCAGAAAGCTATCCAGCTCGTGAAACAGTACAGGTTTCATGTTTGCCTAAAAATGTGGATATCGAAATTTCTATGATTGCACATCAGGATTAA